A window of Cyanobacterium sp. T60_A2020_053 genomic DNA:
TTTAAACCAAACCAGAGTAACACATTTTAGTTTTCTCTACCCAAATAAGTATCAGTGCGAGTATCCACTCTAATTTTTTCCCCAATGGTAATAAATAAAGGTACCATCACTTGAGCGCCCGTCTCCAATATAGCTGGTTTTGTGCCACCGGTGGCGGTATCTCCTTTGACACCCGGATCGGTTTCCGTTATTTCCAAAACTACGGAAGTTGGTAACTCTACATCTAACACAGTATCATTCCAATAAAGAATATTTACTTCCATTTCTTCCCTGAGATATTTTCCTCGGTCACCAATTTGAGCTTCTGTGAGATTGATTTCCTCAAAAGTTTCCATATCCATAAACACATATTGATCTCCTTCTTTGTAGGTGTGTTGCATGGTACGTTTTTCGAGGTTAGCTTGAGGCACAGTTTCTCCAGCACGGAAAGTACGCTCCATCGTGCTACCAGTTTGAGCATTTTTTAATTTAGTCCGCACAAA
This region includes:
- the efp gene encoding elongation factor P, whose product is MISSNDFRPGVSIELDGSVWKVVEFLHVKPGKGAAFVRTKLKNAQTGSTMERTFRAGETVPQANLEKRTMQHTYKEGDQYVFMDMETFEEINLTEAQIGDRGKYLREEMEVNILYWNDTVLDVELPTSVVLEITETDPGVKGDTATGGTKPAILETGAQVMVPLFITIGEKIRVDTRTDTYLGREN